In Chitinophaga oryzae, the sequence CCGTTATGAGCAAACAATTCAATTGTACGCTCAGCGAAATAGAATGGGTGATCACCGTATATATGCTGAGTTTTTCGGTGCTCATGCCTCTTACCAACTGGCTGAAAAACCGCATTGGCTTTTTTAATCTCTATATCGGCGCTATTTCCCTGTTTACTTTCGGATCGTTATTGTGCGCACTGTCCACCACCCTGCCGTCTTTGCTGGTAGGCCGCGTGGTACAGGCGCTGGGCGGCGGCGCCATGGCGCCTACATCTATGGCTATTATCTCTTATGTGTTCCCGGCCAGGGTACGCGGCGCCGTTTTAGGCTGGTGGGGACTGGGCAACCTGGTAGGGCCGGCTATCGGGCCCACCCTGGGCGGTATCCTGACAGAACAGTTCGGATGGCCTTCTATTTTCTATATCAATCTGCCGATAGGCGTTATCACGGTATTGCTGTCTTTCAAATACCTGAATGTGTTACGCAGTCAGCCTAAGTTAAAACTCCCTTTCGACCTCACGGGTTTTACCACCCTGACTGTCTTCCTGGTGTGCCTGCAGTATGGGGTGGCCCGTGCGGAAGTGCTGGGTATCACATCCCCCGAAATACTGGTCACCCTGGGTATCGCGGTGGTGGCGCTGCTCTTTTTTATCCTGCTGGACCGCCGGCAGCAGGCGCCGATTATCGACCTGCAATTGTTTAAAAACTATTCCTTTGTCAGTTGTATACTGGTCACCATTTCCCGGGCGGCTGCCTTGTTTGGCGGCCTGTTTCTGATGCCTTTCCTGTTACAGGAACAGATGGGCTATTCGGAAGGTGCTTCCGGACTGCTGATACTGCCCAATTCTGTTTTTATGGCGGCCCTGATGCCCTTTGCCGGCAAATGGTCGGATAAACACGGCTCCCGTGAAATATCCATGTTGGGAATTATGCTGCTGGCGGCTTCCATGTACCTCTTCGCCGTACTGGACCGCGGCAGTGATATCTGGTCGGTCATTCTTGCCATGACGGTAAGGGGCCTTGGCATGGGCTTGTTGCTGGCGCCGCTCAATGCGGCTACCCTCAGTTCGGTACGCCCATCGGAGGTAACGATGGCCTCTTCAGTAAGTACGCTGATGCAACAGGTAGGCGGGGCCATCGGAATTGCTGTGCTTGCTATCATTACGCAGACTGCATATAATAATCATGTGCTGGCCGGCGCTACTACCATGCAGGCACACCACCTGGCGCTGCGGCAAGGGTTTCATATTTCCCTGATCATCCTCCTGGTAACCCTGGTACCTGCCTGGTTCCTTCCCCGCAGGAACATAGTGCTTAAAGATGTGGACGCGCATATTGATACCTGATGTATATTGGCACATAATTTCTGAAGGAAAAAGTGGAACTATACCATCGCCTATGGCTATCAACAGTAAAAAACACATTTTAATGATCGATGATGACGAGGATGATTTTTTCCTGGTGAATGCTTTACTGCAGGATATTTCGCCCGACGAATATGTTTTACAGTGGGTGTCTTCCTACAGCGAAGCACTGAGTATTATTGAAACCAGGGTGCACGATTTGTACCTGGTCGACTATCGTTTAGGCGCGCATACCGGTATTGATGTGTTGCATCATTTCCGCAACCTGGGTTATAAAGCCCCGGTTATTCTTTTTACCGGTAAAGGAGATTATCACATCGATAAAGAGGCGATGGAGGCCGGCGCCGCGGATTATCTCGTAAAGAGCGAAATTACCGCAGTAGGACTGGAACGCGCCATCCGTTATACACTGGATAAATTCACACATCTCAATGTTATTGAGAAAAGCGAAAAAAGATATTTCAGCATTTTCGAGAAATCAAATGATGCGATTCTGCTGGCAGATTGTGAACATCGCATTGTAGCGGCCAATCCGGCAGCCATCCGGTTGTTGCGCTACGAGGAAATGTCGCTGTACAACAGTCACCTCGATTCTCTTTTTGCGGACGAGAGCCAGATCAAAGCCTTTGTGGACCAGCTGTGCAATGAGGATGGCGTGGTACGGCAGGAGTTCAGGTTCCGTACCTGCCAGGGACAGCAACTGGACGTATTGGTAAACGCTTCGTTGCTCGATGAGAAAAAGCAGTTGTATCTCTGTATTATCCAGGATATCACGGAGCGTAAAAGAAAGGAACAGGAAAAGCAGCAACAGGAGAAGTTTGCTATTACCGGGAGAATAGCCCGCCTGATTGCGCATGAGGTGCGTAATCCGCTGACAAACATCCTGCTGGCCGTGTCTGAATTAAAGACGTCTGAATTGCCGCAGACGGCCGATTCCCAGCTATATCTCGATATTATGGAGCGCAACTGCCACCGTATCAACCAGCTGGTGACAGAATTATTGGAGTCTACCCGTATGTCTGAACTGAATATGTTGCCGCAGGGCCTCAATGTGCTGGTGGAAAAGACGATTCATCTGGCGGCGGACCGTATGCAGCTGAATGATATCCGGGTGATCAAAAAACTACGGGAGCCCGATCAGCAGGTGATGGCCGATGAAGATAAGCTGATCATCGCCCTGCTGAATATCATTATCAACGGCATTGAAGCAATGAAAGCGGGTGACGGTACGCTGGAAGTGGAGACCTGGCATGAGCCGGACAAGGTATTTGTTCGTATAAGCGATACCGGTAGTGGCATCCCGCAGGAGAACCTGGCAAAACTATTTGAGCCGTTTTTTACCAGTAAGACCAAGGGTACCGGCCTTGGGCTGACGGCTACCCAGAATATCATCCTTAATCATAAAGGAACGATACAAGTAGATAGCCGTCCGGGGGAAGGTACACAGTTCATGATCAGTTTCCCGATCGTGAAAGCGGTTACTCCGTAGTATCCGCTTCTTTAATACCTGTTTGTGTGAAGATGATTTTCCGCTGTTTGTACAGGTTACCGATCGTCATTTTGAACGTTTTTTTGCTCATGCCGAAGAACTCCTGTATTTCTTCCGGGGTGGATTTATCGTGATACGGCAGGTAGCCGTTGTTTTCCTGCAGCAGGCGGAGTATTTTCTCTCCTTCGTCTTCCACGCGTTTGTAGCCCGGCTGGCCCAGCACTACGTCTATTTTATCTTCCCGGATGCTGCGGATGAAGCCTTTGAGCTTATCACCGACTTCCACGGTGCGGAACAGTTCGTTGTGATGAAGAATACCGGTATGCCGGTTATTGATGATCACCACGTACCCGATGTCGGTACGGCGGTATACCACCAGGGTGACCGGGTCCATTTCCTTTACAGTCAGGTTTTCGTTGCTGAGGAAGCGGTCTATCTTCTCGGTGGCGGCGAGGCGGCCCGTCAGTTCGTCGATGTATATTTTAACGAGGTATTCCTGTCCGGGCACCATGCGGGTCAACTGTTGCGACTGCGGCACAAAAAGGTCTTTCATCAGGCCCCAGTCCAGGAAAGCGCCCTGTTTGGTGGTGCTGACGGCTTTCAGGTTCACGATATCGCCGGCGACGCCATAAGGCTTCTGGGTAGTGGCGATCAGCCTGTTTTCAGAATCATGGTACAGGAAAACTTCCAGTTCATCGCCTATTTTGGTGCCTTTAGGCACAAACCGCGTCGGCAGCAGTATTTCCTGGTCCACACCTTCCAGGTATACGCCGAAATCGGCTTCTTTTTTAACCCTTAACAGGTTATACTCACCCACCTTTATCATATAGAGAAATTAAGTATCCGGCTGCAAGTTACTTATAGATTACGGATTGTGGGAATCATATTCTGCTTACTTTTGCATCATTGGCCATTGAAGGCTTCTTTTATTGCCTGTAATTGTCGATCTAAACCAACCAACCATCTTATGACGATTTTATCATTTACATTGGTCCTGCTCGCCGGGGCCTTTCTGGCGGGGCTATTGGGGTCGCTCACCGGGCTGGGAGGCGGTGTGGTGATTATCCCGCTGCTGACGCTCGTTTTCCACGTTGACATCCGCTATGCGATTGGTACCGCCCTGATCGCGTCTATTGCCACCTCTTCCGGTTCTGCCTCCGCTTATGTAAAAGAAGGGATCACCAACATCCGGCTGGGCATGTTCCTGGAGATCGCCACTACCACGGGCGCTGTAGTGGGGGCGCTGATAGCGGTTTTTATCCCTACCAATGTGGTGGCCATTATCTTTGGCTGCGTGCTGATTTTTTCCGCGCTGATGTCTTTCCGTAAAAAATCGGAAGCTGTTTCTGACGAAGATGTCAGTAAACTGGCGCGCGACCTGAAGCTGAACGGGACCTATCCTTCCGGCGGCGAAGTGGTATCCTACAAAGTAAGGCATGTGCCGGGCGGTTATTTTATGATGACCTTCGCCGGTGTGATGTCGGGCTTGCTGGGCATTGGTTCCGGCGCACTGAAAGTGCTGGCGATGGACAATATTATGCGGATCCCGTTTAAAGTGTCCACCACTACCAGCAACTTCATGATCGGCGTGACAGCCGCCGCCAGCGCTGTGGTATACCTGCAACGCGGCTACATCAGCCCCGGCCTCTGTATGCCGGTCGTGCTGGGCGTATTGCTGGGCGCCTTCGGCGGTTCCCGCCTGCTGGTGAAAGCCAATGCAAAGTGGTTGCGTATAGTCTTTGGCGTAGTAATCACTTTCCTGGCGCTTCAGATGATTTATAATGGTCTCAACGGAAAACTGTAGTACATGAAGCGTCTATTCTCGAAACATTACTGGGCTGACAAAGATGTACAGCAGCTGATCGGCAAACAGCTCCGGGTGGGTGTTATCACTTCCAGCATCATCGTATTTCTGGGCGGGATGATATACCTGTACCGCCACGGACATGAAGCGCCCGACTACGGCACTTTTGCCGGGGTGCGGCAGGGGCTTGACAACCTGCCGGGCATCTTCCGGGGGATTATGGAAGGCAAGGGCATGAACGTGATCCAGCTAGGGGTCGTACTGCTGATAGCCACGCCTATTATCCGTATAGGCCTTTCCGTTTTTGCTTTTTTACTGGAGAAAGATTATCTCTATGTGGTGATTACCCTTATTGTACTGGGCGTGATCACTTTCAGCATGGTAGGCGGACTGGAACGATTGTAAAAGGCCATTTTCGTATAAGTGACAGGGTTAGTGCAACGCACTAACCCTGTATTTGTGAATACAACCTTTAGTGCCTGTTACCATCCGGGATTCTGCGGATAAGGCGTGCCGGTGGTGGTGGCGTCTATCTGGTCCTGCGGAATGGGGCGCAGCCAGTGTTTCGGTGATTTGAAGTTAATCCTGGCGTTGTCGTCGCAGTGTTTCTGTAAGCGGGTCAGCAGGGTGCCGGTCCTTACGAGGTCCAGCCAGCGCACGTTTTCGCCGGCCAGTTCCCGGGAACGTTCGTCCAGGATGAAGTCAATGTTGAGATCGGCGGCGGTAATACTCATTTTGGTTTTGTCGCCGGTAGGGAACGCAGCTCTTTCTCTCACTGCGTTCACATATTGTACTGCTTCGGCGGTACGTCCGCTCTGCATCAGCGCTTCGGCCGCTACCAGGTATGTTTCCGCAAGGCGGTAAGCGATCAGGGGGCGGATGGAAGGCGCGTTCATGTCGGAACGTTTGGTGTCCACATATTTGGATAGGGCCGGCGACATTTTGATAGAGTATTTGTTGGACGGTATCAGCGTGTAGGGCGCCGCAGCTATCTGTGCATTGGAGAAAGTGCCCTGTGGCATATAGATACAGGTGTCGCCAAGTTTCATTTTGGGCTTGCCGGGAGCGGCGCCGGCCGGAGCGCCCGGTGGCAGCGGGTTAGGCCATACGGGGATGCTGCCGGCGTTGTTGCAGAACCATACCGTCTGGAAGCTTTTGTTGAAGCGGGTATCATTTTTCCGTTCTGCGAAAACGGTATCTGTCAGCCATCTGGTGGGCACAGTGCGGATATAGGGACGCCCGTCTTTGATGTTGCGGCTCATGCCGTCGAT encodes:
- a CDS encoding DHA2 family efflux MFS transporter permease subunit, which encodes MRDVNRTGILIVIIMGTTMAGIDSSIVNISLPVMSKQFNCTLSEIEWVITVYMLSFSVLMPLTNWLKNRIGFFNLYIGAISLFTFGSLLCALSTTLPSLLVGRVVQALGGGAMAPTSMAIISYVFPARVRGAVLGWWGLGNLVGPAIGPTLGGILTEQFGWPSIFYINLPIGVITVLLSFKYLNVLRSQPKLKLPFDLTGFTTLTVFLVCLQYGVARAEVLGITSPEILVTLGIAVVALLFFILLDRRQQAPIIDLQLFKNYSFVSCILVTISRAAALFGGLFLMPFLLQEQMGYSEGASGLLILPNSVFMAALMPFAGKWSDKHGSREISMLGIMLLAASMYLFAVLDRGSDIWSVILAMTVRGLGMGLLLAPLNAATLSSVRPSEVTMASSVSTLMQQVGGAIGIAVLAIITQTAYNNHVLAGATTMQAHHLALRQGFHISLIILLVTLVPAWFLPRRNIVLKDVDAHIDT
- a CDS encoding hybrid sensor histidine kinase/response regulator, which encodes MIDDDEDDFFLVNALLQDISPDEYVLQWVSSYSEALSIIETRVHDLYLVDYRLGAHTGIDVLHHFRNLGYKAPVILFTGKGDYHIDKEAMEAGAADYLVKSEITAVGLERAIRYTLDKFTHLNVIEKSEKRYFSIFEKSNDAILLADCEHRIVAANPAAIRLLRYEEMSLYNSHLDSLFADESQIKAFVDQLCNEDGVVRQEFRFRTCQGQQLDVLVNASLLDEKKQLYLCIIQDITERKRKEQEKQQQEKFAITGRIARLIAHEVRNPLTNILLAVSELKTSELPQTADSQLYLDIMERNCHRINQLVTELLESTRMSELNMLPQGLNVLVEKTIHLAADRMQLNDIRVIKKLREPDQQVMADEDKLIIALLNIIINGIEAMKAGDGTLEVETWHEPDKVFVRISDTGSGIPQENLAKLFEPFFTSKTKGTGLGLTATQNIILNHKGTIQVDSRPGEGTQFMISFPIVKAVTP
- a CDS encoding CvfB family protein; this translates as MIKVGEYNLLRVKKEADFGVYLEGVDQEILLPTRFVPKGTKIGDELEVFLYHDSENRLIATTQKPYGVAGDIVNLKAVSTTKQGAFLDWGLMKDLFVPQSQQLTRMVPGQEYLVKIYIDELTGRLAATEKIDRFLSNENLTVKEMDPVTLVVYRRTDIGYVVIINNRHTGILHHNELFRTVEVGDKLKGFIRSIREDKIDVVLGQPGYKRVEDEGEKILRLLQENNGYLPYHDKSTPEEIQEFFGMSKKTFKMTIGNLYKQRKIIFTQTGIKEADTTE
- a CDS encoding sulfite exporter TauE/SafE family protein, with amino-acid sequence MTILSFTLVLLAGAFLAGLLGSLTGLGGGVVIIPLLTLVFHVDIRYAIGTALIASIATSSGSASAYVKEGITNIRLGMFLEIATTTGAVVGALIAVFIPTNVVAIIFGCVLIFSALMSFRKKSEAVSDEDVSKLARDLKLNGTYPSGGEVVSYKVRHVPGGYFMMTFAGVMSGLLGIGSGALKVLAMDNIMRIPFKVSTTTSNFMIGVTAAASAVVYLQRGYISPGLCMPVVLGVLLGAFGGSRLLVKANAKWLRIVFGVVITFLALQMIYNGLNGKL
- a CDS encoding DUF1634 domain-containing protein, with the translated sequence MKRLFSKHYWADKDVQQLIGKQLRVGVITSSIIVFLGGMIYLYRHGHEAPDYGTFAGVRQGLDNLPGIFRGIMEGKGMNVIQLGVVLLIATPIIRIGLSVFAFLLEKDYLYVVITLIVLGVITFSMVGGLERL